The DNA region TGAAAATGCAACGTAGAGGCCGAAAGGAATGACCAGAGCAAGGCAAAATGGCCAACCTAGAAGACCACCAACCACGATGGAAAGAATGGCCATAGTGAAATGTCTCTTTCTTGCGATCATAGATTCCGTGTACATGTGGTTCAGTAGCTTGAGACTCTCGTCATAGTCTGGGGTCTTTGCCTTGACCAAAGATCGCAGCTTCTCGTTAATGCTGTTTTGAATTTTCAAGATAAACCTGTCATATTTCAGATAGTTGACTATGGAGGCGGTAGCTAGAAGCGTGAAAATCATGCTGAACGAACTGGGTAGAAGACTTATGGATGCGTGGGACATACCAGGATTCACTGCTTGCAAGATCAGAAACCAATTGGATACATCAGGCGAAACGTATGCCAAAGTGTTTGCCAAATGTATCTCGGCAGATGCTGTTGAAAGGGCAATGGCAAGCCTCACAAGATAAAATTGTAAATATGGTGGAATCTGCACACTTGGTAACAATGCTGCGATAATCCTCAGCGGCTTGttgaaaatggtgaagGGAAGAAGATAAGCGTACGACCTGATGGCATATTCGGGCGAATATTCCCACGTTTGCTTCCCAAAAAGCCTCGTAAGCAGATTCAAGGGTTCCCAATAGTTGAACACCTCGTCGCAATCGGATATAATGCCGTAAAAGGCCTCCAACGTTCTGGAACACAATAATATGAGTACTGGTATTAAGGAGGACATAACAAAATAAAGTAAATAAATATTGCAAATAAATATTGCAAATAAATATATGTGATATATAGGAACGAGCCAATTATTTTCTGTCCTTAGTGGTCTGATTGAAAATCGACGAGTCTTTGTCGAGTTGTTTGCCCACAAGCACTGTATGTGGAGGGTGGAAGtccttcttgttggagtAAGTGGACTTCACTTCCCACCATGGAACGTCCTTCATGATCTCTGCCTCTCTATTATAGTATGCGATGGTTCTGCGGACTATGTCTCTGTCCTGCTCAGCTTGCAACAGAGGCAGCAGATGAATACGAGaccatattttttctctttttaGCTCCACGTTCTCCCTGTTTCCTTGGATGACCCTATAGAAGCCATACGACGTGGTAGCAACCAGCAATCCAAACCAGACAAGAGGCCTGAACCCTCTTGAAGGCAGATTTCTCTTCCATTGGATCTTCTCGTAGCCCCCAACTGGAGGAAGATCTTGGGTAGCCATTGAGGGGAAATATTTAATGGGGGAGAAATAATTGTCGTGGGGACGCTTCGCGTCGATCGCCCCAGATATATCTTAAATCTTTCGCTCTTCTATCATCCGGCATGTCTATAAAGATCGCATCCAAATCACACGTTGAAGACCTTCTGGCCAAGTACGACACATTTCTGTTTGATTGTGATGGTGTTTTATGGCTCGGCGATCATTTGCTGCCGAATATCGCGGAGACATTGGACCTCTTACGTTCCAACGGTAAAAAGGTGATCTTTGTGACCAACAactcttccaaatccagAGCCGACTACgtcaaaaaattcaagaaGTTTGGCATTGTTGCCACCACGGAGGAGATCTTTGGCAGCTCCTACGCCACGGCAGTCTATGTGGACAGTATTTTGCAGCTCCCAAAAAACAAGAAGGTCTGGGTTTTGGGAGGATCCGGTATTGTCGATGAGCTTAAACTGTTTGGCTACGAGTCATTAGGAGGTGTTGATCCTAGGTACGACGGTCTTCTAGACATGAACGATCCAGAATCGATGATTTACAAGATCGACCCGGACGTCGGAGCGGTGGTTGTCGGGCTCGATACCAAGCTCAATTACTACAAGCTCGCTGTCACCATGCAATACCTCAAAGACCCAAAAGTTCCGTTCATTGCTACAAACATCGACTCAACGTATCCCTCCAAAGGCATGAAGCTTCCTGGAGCAGGATCGTGCGTTGAGTCTGTGGTGTGTGCAAGCGGAAGGCAGCCAATTACCAGCTGCGGAAAGCCTAGTAAGGGCATGATGGACGCCATTGACAAAGCGCACAAACTAGACAAAAGCAGAACACTGATGGTCGGCGATAGACTGAACACCGATATGAAATTTGGTAGAGAGGGAGGACTGGCAACGCTGCTTGTGTTGACGGGAATTGAGACCGTTGAGACACTGGGTGAGCTTAGCAAGGATGAGCAACCCACGTACTTTGCCGACAAGCTGGGCGATTTGTATGAACTGCTGCAATAGACTCTATATAGCGACTTGGACAAATAATGTTTTGAAAGGGGGCCccgcgccgatcgacgcggcgGACTCTTcattttttgattttggagcaaTATCATCGTCATATTTACTAGACACCGTGGCTAAGATAGGATCGACATTTCAGTTCGTAAACATAGTGGCAGGTAGTGCATAATGTCCGTTACTCAGGAAACGCTCGAAAGTTCTGAGTTGATCAACTGGACGATCTTCCAGGAACTTTTGCTCATggacgaagatgaggaGGGTTTTGCCCTTTCGTTGGTCCAAACGTTTGTGGATCAGGCGTCGGGCATCTTCAAGGAAATTGAGGCCCTTATTGAAAAACAGGACCCATCCGAGGATGATCTCAAACGTCTTGCGTCGTTGGGCCACTATTTGAAAGGTTCAGCCGCAGCGTTGGGATTACATACAGTGCAACAGGAGTGCGAGAGAATTCAAAACTACGGTAACAAGATCAATTTTGACGATTATGAGCCAGCGGCTAAGGCGAGCACAGTGAACGATTGGATCGATTGTATTCAGGCCGCATTTAAGAATGCGCTAGATAACTATGAAAAGAGCAAGGAGTTGCTGAGTGGGTTTTTCGGTGAACAGCTATGAAACCGTCATGGCGACACGTTTATAGTTGTAATGGACCAGTAATGCGAACAATGCGTAATttattcttcttttcctgTAGCTTTCACGTTGTTTTCGATCAGTGAGTACCACAGAATCAGCACCATTGAGAAAATGCCAAACGTGATGGCAATAGTGTTTAGCTCCGCGTCCGTGATCATCTCTGTCTCCAGTTCTATGTCACACTCTGGTCGCGGTCCGTGGCCTTCACGCTAAAATTGTTTGGCTaggttttttttgcgtGGCCTCTTGTCGACTCGACGATCGACCGCACCAAAGCTTATTTAAATCAAACCCGGGGTAAAAATTCTCTCCACCTTTTATCATGTCCCGCAAGCTTACTTTCATCCCTGGCCCTGTTGAGTTCAGCGATGCCGTCTTGAATGCCATGTCTACTCCGTCTCAGTCGCACAGCTCGCCTGAGTTCACTCAGGTGTTCCAGGAGGCGCTCAAGAACACTAGAAAGGTGTTCAAGTCCACCGACCCCGAGACCCAGCCTTTTGTTCTGTCGGGATCGGGCACGCTTGGCTGGGAGCTTGTTGGTGCCAATCTGGTCTCGCGTTCAGAGGCGGTGCTTGTGGTGTCCACAGGCTTCTTTTCAGAGCATTTTGCTGAGGCGCTGCAAGTTTACACTGACAATGTCGATATCGTCGGTGCCGAGGTGTTTGGCGACGCGGTTAAATTGCCGGCTATAGAGGCTAAGCTGAAAGCCAAGTCTTACGGCGTGATCACTGTCACCCAGACAGATACCTCTTCGGGGGTCCTTTCGAATGTCAAGGAGATTGCTGCCCTGGTCAAGAAGGTGTCACCAAATACCCTGATTGTGGTGGACGCCGTTTGCGCCACAGCATGTGAGGAGTTGGAATTTGACGCTTGGGGGATCGACTTTGTTCTGACTGGCTCGCAGAAGGCATTGGGCTGTCCATCCGGTCTGTCCATCTCGTACGCATCTAAGCGTGCCCTGGACAAAGCCTTGGCCCACAAGCCGGTTTCGTACTATGCGTCAATTCCACGGTGGCTGCCCGTCATGCGCGCCTTTGAGAACGGCAGCCCTGCTTATTTTGCCACCCCGGCCGTTCAACTGGTCCATGCCTACAACGTTGCTCTGAAGGAGGTTTTGTCTCCATCGCTGGAAGAAAGAATCAAAGCCCATGCCGAGGCTTCTAACaaattcaagaacaacCTGGAGAGCCTAGGTGTGAAACTGGTGACCGTTTCGCGCGACGTGGCCGCTCACGGGCTCACCACTGCTTATTATCCAGACGGTGTCGACGGGCCTACCTTCCTGAGCAAAGTTAGAGACAACGGCTTCACTCTGGCTACCGGAATCTATAAAGATTACAAAGACAAGTATTTCAGAGTGGGTCACATGGGTGTCAGTGCTGTTGGCGAACGGAAACAGGAATTAGACCAGTGTTTTGAAGCCATTGCTAAGGCACTTAGAGAGTCCAAATAGAAATAtgtatatttatttttatttttctattATTATTAAACAGACAATGGGAACTGGCCAGCCCAATCAGATATCTCCTGCTTCAAAGCGGAGATCTCTTCAGAGCCTTGgccgatcttggccttgaagtctttcagcttgttcGCCTCAATAGGAAGACTGCTTTGCACGTTTTTGGCAATCTTGATGGCTCTGTCGATATATCCAACGATCTTGACAAAGTCTTCCTCAGAAAGACCTCTGCTGGTCATGGCTGGAGCACCGATTCTGACACCACCTGGAACCAAGGCAGACTTGTCGCCTGGGATGGAGTTCTTGTTCAAGGCGATGTTGATCTGTTCGCAAACAGACTCGATTCTGGCTCCGTCAATGCCCTTATCTCTCAGGTTGACCAGAACCATGTGCGAGTCCGTTCCGTCAGAAACAAGCTTGTAGCCGAGTCTTTTGAACTCGGTCTCCAAAGTCTTGGCATTCTTCAGAACCTGCAACTGGTACTCCTTGTACTCTGGGGTGGCAGCCTGCTTCAAAGCAGTAGCCAAAGCAGAGATGGTGTGGTTGTGAGGACCACCCTGGTGGCCAGGGAAGACTGAGAAGTTGATAGGATTCTCCAGGTCGTAGTAAATCTCCTTTCCAGTTTTAGGATTGACGGATCTCACACCttttctgaagaagatcatGGCACCTCTAGGTCCTCTCAGAGACTTGTGGGTGGTGGTGGTCACAATGTCGGCGTACTCAAAAGGCGATGGAATCACACCAGCAGCAATAAGACCAG from Ogataea parapolymorpha DL-1 chromosome V, whole genome shotgun sequence includes:
- a CDS encoding Alanine--glyoxylate aminotransferase 1; the protein is MSRKLTFIPGPVEFSDAVLNAMSTPSQSHSSPEFTQVFQEALKNTRKVFKSTDPETQPFVLSGSGTLGWELVGANLVSRSEAVLVVSTGFFSEHFAEALQVYTDNVDIVGAEVFGDAVKLPAIEAKLKAKSYGVITVTQTDTSSGVLSNVKEIAALVKKVSPNTLIVVDAVCATACEELEFDAWGIDFVLTGSQKALGCPSGLSISYASKRALDKALAHKPVSYYASIPRWLPVMRAFENGSPAYFATPAVQLVHAYNVALKEVLSPSLEERIKAHAEASNKFKNNLESLGVKLVTVSRDVAAHGLTTAYYPDGVDGPTFLSKVRDNGFTLATGIYKDYKDKYFRVGHMGVSAVGERKQELDQCFEAIAKALRESK
- a CDS encoding 4-nitrophenylphosphatase; the encoded protein is MSIKIASKSHVEDLLAKYDTFLFDCDGVLWLGDHLLPNIAETLDLLRSNGKKVIFVTNNSSKSRADYVKKFKKFGIVATTEEIFGSSYATAVYVDSILQLPKNKKVWVLGGSGIVDELKLFGYESLGGVDPRYDGLLDMNDPESMIYKIDPDVGAVVVGLDTKLNYYKLAVTMQYLKDPKVPFIATNIDSTYPSKGMKLPGAGSCVESVVCASGRQPITSCGKPSKGMMDAIDKAHKLDKSRTLMVGDRLNTDMKFGREGGLATLLVLTGIETVETLGELSKDEQPTYFADKLGDLYELLQ
- a CDS encoding Serine hydroxymethyltransferase, cytosolic; the encoded protein is MPYALSPSHRQLVEGHLKDVDPEVASIIQDEIERQRHSIVLIASENFTSTAVFDALGSPMSNKYSEGYPGARYYGGNEHIDRMELLCQARALKAFNLDADKWGVNVQSLSGSPANLQVYQAIMKPHERLMGLDLPHGGHLSHGYQTDTRKISAVSTYFETMPYRVNLDTGIIDYDMLEKTAVLYRPKVLVAGTSAYCRLIDYKRMREIADKVGAYLVVDMAHISGLIAAGVIPSPFEYADIVTTTTHKSLRGPRGAMIFFRKGVRSVNPKTGKEIYYDLENPINFSVFPGHQGGPHNHTISALATALKQAATPEYKEYQLQVLKNAKTLETEFKRLGYKLVSDGTDSHMVLVNLRDKGIDGARIESVCEQINIALNKNSIPGDKSALVPGGVRIGAPAMTSRGLSEEDFVKIVGYIDRAIKIAKNVQSSLPIEANKLKDFKAKIGQGSEEISALKQEISDWAGQFPLSV
- a CDS encoding nadh-ubiquinone oxidoreductase — protein: MATQDLPPVGGYEKIQWKRNLPSRGFRPLVWFGLLVATTSYGFYRVIQGNRENVELKREKIWSRIHLLPLLQAEQDRDIVRRTIAYYNREAEIMKDVPWWEVKSTYSNKKDFHPPHTVLVGKQLDKDSSIFNQTTKDRK
- a CDS encoding Phosphorelay intermediate protein YPD1; this translates as MSVTQETLESSELINWTIFQELLLMDEDEEGFALSLVQTFVDQASGIFKEIEALIEKQDPSEDDLKRLASLGHYLKGSAAALGLHTVQQECERIQNYGNKINFDDYEPAAKASTVNDWIDCIQAAFKNALDNYEKSKELLSGFFGEQL